Proteins from one Bufo gargarizans isolate SCDJY-AF-19 chromosome 8, ASM1485885v1, whole genome shotgun sequence genomic window:
- the SH2B1 gene encoding SH2B adapter protein 1 isoform X1, whose protein sequence is MNGSLPLEGPSSSPSPNWKEFCEIHAHAAALDFARRLRAFLNENPQYATPGAESSFSRRFAEHFVEHFETEVNKTNAPDGPSPTHCSIAPFTGAQTSTRDLSETCSDSSLASPVETQPRQDSSGITSGLSSSQSHSSEEFSTSSATAKPRLKKRFSLRNVSRSVRGSVRGILQWKSSAESPTDETGANSNCNSSAGGRAGGDRWMHRFEKLRLSRPPAPRADLRDVKREGVLNYVVAEEVNSSSKPRWQKCRLLLRKAETEGYLLEFYIPPKATKPRVSILCSTIADVRTTTPLEMPDKENTFVLKTENSSEYILESVDPLQMRSWLSDIYDCMLSRVFYFSSRDRADTSDLPHINHSESMPSRDLPLLPTESSEQLCQGAYGGLSDRPTVSISPSAVSMTPSHFDSMELLPPELPPRAPIDEGERTQNPISAPFPEIADGTASFLFQGEPDPGDGEHPLSEYQWFHGTLSRLKAAQLVLAGGTNSHGVFLVRQSETRRGEYVLTFNFQGKAKHLRLSLNEDGQCRVQHLWFQTIFDMLEHFRVHPIPLESGGSSDVTLISYVVSSQRLHGRDRADSRTTVCEVPHRIPDSPSNPISIGANDCIGGQQP, encoded by the exons ATGAATGGTAGCTTACCCTTGGAGGGTCCCTCCTCCTCTCCTTCACCAAACTGGAAGGAGTTCTGTGAGATCCACGCTCACGCCGCTGCTCTCGACTTTGCCCGTCGCCTCCGGGCTTTCCTGAACGAGAATCCACAGTACGCCACGCCAGGGGCCGAAAGCAGCTTCTCCAGACGGTTCGCCGAGCATTTTGTGGAGCACTTTGAGACAGAGGTGAACAAGACCAATGCGCCCGACGGCCCCTCCCCCACCCACTGCAGCATTGCCCCGTTTACAGGAGCGCAGACCTCCACCAGGGATCTGTCGGAGACGTGCAGCGACTCCTCTCTGGCCTCCCCTGTAGAGACTCAGCCCCGGCAGGACTCGTCCGGGATCACTTCTGGTCTCTCCAGCAGTCAGTCCCACAGCTCGGAGGAATTCTCCACATCTTCTGCCACCGCCAAGCCTCGCCTGAAGAAGCGATTCTCACTGCGCAACGTGAGCCGCAGCGTGCGGGGGAGCGTCAGGGGAATCCTGCAGTGGAAAAGCTCAGCAGAGTCTCCCACGGACGAGACAGGGGCCAACAGCAACTGCAATTCCTCAGCCGGCGGCAGGGCCGGAGGAGATAGATGGATGCATAGATTTGAGAAGCTGCGGCTCAGCCGGCCTCCAGCACCCCGGGCCGACCTGCGGGATGTCAAGAGGGAAGGGGTCCTCAATTATGTGGTGGCTGAGGAggtcaacagcagcagcaaacccCGGTGGCAGAAGTGCCGGCTTCTCCTGCGGAAGGCCGAGACTGAGGGCTACCTACTGGAGTTCTACATTCCTCCCAAG GCCACCAAGCCACGGGTCAGCATCCTCTGCTCAACTATTGCTGACGTACGGACCACAACCCCTTTGGAGATGCCTGATAAAGAGAACACCTTTGTGCTGAAG ACAGAGAATTCCTCAGAATATATCCTGGAGTCAGTCGACCCTCTGCAGATGAGGTCATGGCTCTCCGACATATATGACTGCATGTTATCCAG AGTCTTTTACTTTTCCAGCAGGGACAGAGCTGACACCTCAGACCTTCCACACATAAACCATTCAGAAAGCATGCCCAGCCGGGATCTACCTCTGTTACCCACAGAGAGCAGTGAACAGCTCTGCCAAG GAGCCTATGGCGGTCTGTCCGATCGTCCCACTGTCTCCATCTCACCCAGCGCTGTTTCCATGACGCCCTCACACTTCGACTCTATGGAGCTCCTCCCGCCAGAGCTGCCTCCTAGAGCCCCCATCGATGAGGGGGAGAGGACACAGAACCCTATAAGTGCCCCCTTCCCTGAGATAGCCGATGGCACAG CTTCATTCCTGTTCCAAGGAGAACCCGATCCCGGTGATGGCGAGCACCCGTTGTCAGAGTACCAATGGTTCCATGGCACCCTGTCACGTCTTAAAGCTGCACAGCTGGTACTGGCCGGAGGCACCAACAGTCATGGTGTCTTCCTGGTCCGGCAGAGCGAGACGCGGAGAGGAGAGTATGTGCTGACGTTCAACTTCCAGGGCAAGGCCAAG CACCTCCGCCTGTCCCTGAACGAGGACGGCCAGTGTCGAGTCCAGCACCTCTGGTTTCAGACCATCTTCGACATGCTAGAACATTTTCGCGTCCACCCCATCCCGCTGGAGTCCGGTGGCTCCAGCGACGTCACCCTCATCAGTTACGTGGTGTCTTCTCAAAGGTTACACG GCCGAGACAGGGCTGACAGTAGAACAACCGTGTGTGAGGTTCCCCACCGCATCCCAGACTCACCATCAAACCCCATCTCCATTGGAGCGAATGACTGTAT AGGCGGCCAGCAGCCGTAA
- the SH2B1 gene encoding SH2B adapter protein 1 isoform X2, which translates to MNGSLPLEGPSSSPSPNWKEFCEIHAHAAALDFARRLRAFLNENPQYATPGAESSFSRRFAEHFVEHFETEVNKTNAPDGPSPTHCSIAPFTGAQTSTRDLSETCSDSSLASPVETQPRQDSSGITSGLSSSQSHSSEEFSTSSATAKPRLKKRFSLRNVSRSVRGSVRGILQWKSSAESPTDETGANSNCNSSAGGRAGGDRWMHRFEKLRLSRPPAPRADLRDVKREGVLNYVVAEEVNSSSKPRWQKCRLLLRKAETEGYLLEFYIPPKATKPRVSILCSTIADVRTTTPLEMPDKENTFVLKTENSSEYILESVDPLQMRSWLSDIYDCMLSSRDRADTSDLPHINHSESMPSRDLPLLPTESSEQLCQGAYGGLSDRPTVSISPSAVSMTPSHFDSMELLPPELPPRAPIDEGERTQNPISAPFPEIADGTASFLFQGEPDPGDGEHPLSEYQWFHGTLSRLKAAQLVLAGGTNSHGVFLVRQSETRRGEYVLTFNFQGKAKHLRLSLNEDGQCRVQHLWFQTIFDMLEHFRVHPIPLESGGSSDVTLISYVVSSQRLHGRDRADSRTTVCEVPHRIPDSPSNPISIGANDCIGGQQP; encoded by the exons ATGAATGGTAGCTTACCCTTGGAGGGTCCCTCCTCCTCTCCTTCACCAAACTGGAAGGAGTTCTGTGAGATCCACGCTCACGCCGCTGCTCTCGACTTTGCCCGTCGCCTCCGGGCTTTCCTGAACGAGAATCCACAGTACGCCACGCCAGGGGCCGAAAGCAGCTTCTCCAGACGGTTCGCCGAGCATTTTGTGGAGCACTTTGAGACAGAGGTGAACAAGACCAATGCGCCCGACGGCCCCTCCCCCACCCACTGCAGCATTGCCCCGTTTACAGGAGCGCAGACCTCCACCAGGGATCTGTCGGAGACGTGCAGCGACTCCTCTCTGGCCTCCCCTGTAGAGACTCAGCCCCGGCAGGACTCGTCCGGGATCACTTCTGGTCTCTCCAGCAGTCAGTCCCACAGCTCGGAGGAATTCTCCACATCTTCTGCCACCGCCAAGCCTCGCCTGAAGAAGCGATTCTCACTGCGCAACGTGAGCCGCAGCGTGCGGGGGAGCGTCAGGGGAATCCTGCAGTGGAAAAGCTCAGCAGAGTCTCCCACGGACGAGACAGGGGCCAACAGCAACTGCAATTCCTCAGCCGGCGGCAGGGCCGGAGGAGATAGATGGATGCATAGATTTGAGAAGCTGCGGCTCAGCCGGCCTCCAGCACCCCGGGCCGACCTGCGGGATGTCAAGAGGGAAGGGGTCCTCAATTATGTGGTGGCTGAGGAggtcaacagcagcagcaaacccCGGTGGCAGAAGTGCCGGCTTCTCCTGCGGAAGGCCGAGACTGAGGGCTACCTACTGGAGTTCTACATTCCTCCCAAG GCCACCAAGCCACGGGTCAGCATCCTCTGCTCAACTATTGCTGACGTACGGACCACAACCCCTTTGGAGATGCCTGATAAAGAGAACACCTTTGTGCTGAAG ACAGAGAATTCCTCAGAATATATCCTGGAGTCAGTCGACCCTCTGCAGATGAGGTCATGGCTCTCCGACATATATGACTGCATGTTATCCAG CAGGGACAGAGCTGACACCTCAGACCTTCCACACATAAACCATTCAGAAAGCATGCCCAGCCGGGATCTACCTCTGTTACCCACAGAGAGCAGTGAACAGCTCTGCCAAG GAGCCTATGGCGGTCTGTCCGATCGTCCCACTGTCTCCATCTCACCCAGCGCTGTTTCCATGACGCCCTCACACTTCGACTCTATGGAGCTCCTCCCGCCAGAGCTGCCTCCTAGAGCCCCCATCGATGAGGGGGAGAGGACACAGAACCCTATAAGTGCCCCCTTCCCTGAGATAGCCGATGGCACAG CTTCATTCCTGTTCCAAGGAGAACCCGATCCCGGTGATGGCGAGCACCCGTTGTCAGAGTACCAATGGTTCCATGGCACCCTGTCACGTCTTAAAGCTGCACAGCTGGTACTGGCCGGAGGCACCAACAGTCATGGTGTCTTCCTGGTCCGGCAGAGCGAGACGCGGAGAGGAGAGTATGTGCTGACGTTCAACTTCCAGGGCAAGGCCAAG CACCTCCGCCTGTCCCTGAACGAGGACGGCCAGTGTCGAGTCCAGCACCTCTGGTTTCAGACCATCTTCGACATGCTAGAACATTTTCGCGTCCACCCCATCCCGCTGGAGTCCGGTGGCTCCAGCGACGTCACCCTCATCAGTTACGTGGTGTCTTCTCAAAGGTTACACG GCCGAGACAGGGCTGACAGTAGAACAACCGTGTGTGAGGTTCCCCACCGCATCCCAGACTCACCATCAAACCCCATCTCCATTGGAGCGAATGACTGTAT AGGCGGCCAGCAGCCGTAA
- the SH2B1 gene encoding SH2B adapter protein 1 isoform X3, which yields MNGSLPLEGPSSSPSPNWKEFCEIHAHAAALDFARRLRAFLNENPQYATPGAESSFSRRFAEHFVEHFETEVNKTNAPDGPSPTHCSIAPFTGAQTSTRDLSETCSDSSLASPVETQPRQDSSGITSGLSSSQSHSSEEFSTSSATAKPRLKKRFSLRNVSRSVRGSVRGILQWKSSAESPTDETGANSNCNSSAGGRAGGDRWMHRFEKLRLSRPPAPRADLRDVKREGVLNYVVAEEVNSSSKPRWQKCRLLLRKAETEGYLLEFYIPPKATKPRVSILCSTIADVRTTTPLEMPDKENTFVLKTENSSEYILESVDPLQMRSWLSDIYDCMLSRDRADTSDLPHINHSESMPSRDLPLLPTESSEQLCQGAYGGLSDRPTVSISPSAVSMTPSHFDSMELLPPELPPRAPIDEGERTQNPISAPFPEIADGTASFLFQGEPDPGDGEHPLSEYQWFHGTLSRLKAAQLVLAGGTNSHGVFLVRQSETRRGEYVLTFNFQGKAKHLRLSLNEDGQCRVQHLWFQTIFDMLEHFRVHPIPLESGGSSDVTLISYVVSSQRLHGRDRADSRTTVCEVPHRIPDSPSNPISIGANDCIGGQQP from the exons ATGAATGGTAGCTTACCCTTGGAGGGTCCCTCCTCCTCTCCTTCACCAAACTGGAAGGAGTTCTGTGAGATCCACGCTCACGCCGCTGCTCTCGACTTTGCCCGTCGCCTCCGGGCTTTCCTGAACGAGAATCCACAGTACGCCACGCCAGGGGCCGAAAGCAGCTTCTCCAGACGGTTCGCCGAGCATTTTGTGGAGCACTTTGAGACAGAGGTGAACAAGACCAATGCGCCCGACGGCCCCTCCCCCACCCACTGCAGCATTGCCCCGTTTACAGGAGCGCAGACCTCCACCAGGGATCTGTCGGAGACGTGCAGCGACTCCTCTCTGGCCTCCCCTGTAGAGACTCAGCCCCGGCAGGACTCGTCCGGGATCACTTCTGGTCTCTCCAGCAGTCAGTCCCACAGCTCGGAGGAATTCTCCACATCTTCTGCCACCGCCAAGCCTCGCCTGAAGAAGCGATTCTCACTGCGCAACGTGAGCCGCAGCGTGCGGGGGAGCGTCAGGGGAATCCTGCAGTGGAAAAGCTCAGCAGAGTCTCCCACGGACGAGACAGGGGCCAACAGCAACTGCAATTCCTCAGCCGGCGGCAGGGCCGGAGGAGATAGATGGATGCATAGATTTGAGAAGCTGCGGCTCAGCCGGCCTCCAGCACCCCGGGCCGACCTGCGGGATGTCAAGAGGGAAGGGGTCCTCAATTATGTGGTGGCTGAGGAggtcaacagcagcagcaaacccCGGTGGCAGAAGTGCCGGCTTCTCCTGCGGAAGGCCGAGACTGAGGGCTACCTACTGGAGTTCTACATTCCTCCCAAG GCCACCAAGCCACGGGTCAGCATCCTCTGCTCAACTATTGCTGACGTACGGACCACAACCCCTTTGGAGATGCCTGATAAAGAGAACACCTTTGTGCTGAAG ACAGAGAATTCCTCAGAATATATCCTGGAGTCAGTCGACCCTCTGCAGATGAGGTCATGGCTCTCCGACATATATGACTGCATGTTATCCAG GGACAGAGCTGACACCTCAGACCTTCCACACATAAACCATTCAGAAAGCATGCCCAGCCGGGATCTACCTCTGTTACCCACAGAGAGCAGTGAACAGCTCTGCCAAG GAGCCTATGGCGGTCTGTCCGATCGTCCCACTGTCTCCATCTCACCCAGCGCTGTTTCCATGACGCCCTCACACTTCGACTCTATGGAGCTCCTCCCGCCAGAGCTGCCTCCTAGAGCCCCCATCGATGAGGGGGAGAGGACACAGAACCCTATAAGTGCCCCCTTCCCTGAGATAGCCGATGGCACAG CTTCATTCCTGTTCCAAGGAGAACCCGATCCCGGTGATGGCGAGCACCCGTTGTCAGAGTACCAATGGTTCCATGGCACCCTGTCACGTCTTAAAGCTGCACAGCTGGTACTGGCCGGAGGCACCAACAGTCATGGTGTCTTCCTGGTCCGGCAGAGCGAGACGCGGAGAGGAGAGTATGTGCTGACGTTCAACTTCCAGGGCAAGGCCAAG CACCTCCGCCTGTCCCTGAACGAGGACGGCCAGTGTCGAGTCCAGCACCTCTGGTTTCAGACCATCTTCGACATGCTAGAACATTTTCGCGTCCACCCCATCCCGCTGGAGTCCGGTGGCTCCAGCGACGTCACCCTCATCAGTTACGTGGTGTCTTCTCAAAGGTTACACG GCCGAGACAGGGCTGACAGTAGAACAACCGTGTGTGAGGTTCCCCACCGCATCCCAGACTCACCATCAAACCCCATCTCCATTGGAGCGAATGACTGTAT AGGCGGCCAGCAGCCGTAA